From the Pomacea canaliculata isolate SZHN2017 linkage group LG14, ASM307304v1, whole genome shotgun sequence genome, one window contains:
- the LOC112555063 gene encoding uncharacterized abhydrolase domain-containing protein DDB_G0269086-like: protein MSTRVIKRTRDPLETLERMLQKTTLTTQRLTHSNIIEIGSKLLSHTTHDDVDDREKAIREAVEEAESRAARVLRAALSQLRHEKDQERQRSLEKQKLYYEKLAERVAEVRNEAEEERAKELVKKLHKEQEAALREQWEHCQELQREAVEAARAAVRKQIREELAMEKERAIAEALRIAREGFKKREQEVISKTKYECEELARVEAERVAKVHQAEVDRLSHRYEVLNKKYQKELSHKQRVEEDFMALQDDYRRFMDYTDGRYHSDYMMRLRHLGLRLAARSISTVTYEDLEELSSTGSQTH from the exons ATGTCGACCCGGGTTATCAAGCGCACACGCGATCCGCTAGAAACACTTGAACGGATGCTTCAGAAGACTACATTAACAACTCAGAGACTTACGCACAGTAATATAATAG AGATCGGCAGCAAGCTCTTGTCGCACACGACCCACGATGATGTGGACGACCGCGAGAAAGCCATTCGCGAGGCGGTGGAGGAAGCGGAGTCTCGTGCAGCACGTGTTCTGCGCGCGGCCCTGAGTCAGCTACGTCACGAAAAGGACCAGGAGCGGCAACGTTCCCTGGAGAAACAGAAGCTG TACTATGAGAAGCTGGCCGAGAGAGTTGCCGAGGTACGGAACGAGGCAGAGGAGGAAAGAGCGAAGGAGTTGGTGAAAAAGCTTCACAAAGAGCAGGAGGCGGCCCTGAGAGAGCAGTGGGAGCACTGTCAGGAGCTGCAGCGGGAGGCCGTGGAAGCTGCGCGCGCAGCTGTCCGGAAACAGATCCGCGAGGAGCTGGCCATGGAGAAAGAGCGCGCCATCGCCGAAGCGTTAAGAATCGCCAGG GAAGGATTCAAGAAAAGAGAACAGGAAGTgatcagtaaaacaaaatacgAGTGTGAAGAGTTGGCAAGAGTGGAAGCCGAGAGGGTCGCAAAAGTGCATCAAGCAGAGGTAGACCGTCTCAGTCACAG GTATGAGGTTTTGAATAAGAAGTACCAGAAAGAGCTAAGCCACAAGCAGCGGGTGGAGGAAGATTTCATG GCTCTCCAGGACGACTACAGACGCTTTATGGACTACACTGATGGACGGTACCACTCGGACTACATGATGAGACTACGCCACCTCGGTCTGCGACTGGCCGCCAGATCCATCAGCACCGTCACCTACGAGGACCTTGAGGAGCTGTCGTCGACAGGCTCACAGACACACTAG
- the LOC112555584 gene encoding uncharacterized protein LOC112555584, with protein sequence MQSGESLEKLQTFLQNTATGHHKYMTLVDTGCSFRFCGYCGASCALRRCGACFQVYYCSKTCQRAHWRHHKALCRQQLMTPRGPTFASGQSFPEKGTGDATFNSDNVAHASDFTPAKGDGDAKSKHVSFGVSGRVHCAPCLEKRDEMRGVCPQACHEASRPLKSCGRCGAVIYCSKACQREDWPSHKVSCKKTERSTDDCKVFDDFARHLGTELPDYHTQPGSWDSNKSILTWPQALKEAETRYPNKLLLTRIRDVTYEYDLSVGGMASSVLVLRLSRPHLDVFRHGWYLQDTKGQEIPVFFYLDHDLSEPYFTWRQLSVGNFFCLEHAYIHVFLDGQVGIRVDDANEVSIITG encoded by the exons ATGCAGTCAGGGGAGTCTCTGGAgaaattacaaacatttctacAAAATACAGCCACTGGACACCACAA GTACATGACCCTGGTGGACACGGGCTGTTCGTTCCGGTTTTGCGGTTACTGCGGTGCCAGTTGTGCTCTCCGTAGGTGCGGGGCGTGTTTCCAAGTCTACTACTGCTCCAAGACATGTCAGAGGGCACACTGGCGCCACCACAAAGCACTTTGTCGGCAGCAGCTGATGACTCCACGGGGCCCCACCTTCGCCTCAGGCCAGTCGTTCCCAGAAAAGGGAACAGGTG ACGCGACCTTTAACTCGGACAACGTTGCACACGCATCGGACTTTACCCCTGCCAAAGGTGATGGCGACGCCAAATCCAAGCATGTAAG TTTTGGTGTAAGCGGTCGAGTACACTGTGCCCCCTGTTTAGAGAAGAGAGATGAGATGAGAGGTGTGTGTCCGCAGGCTTGTCATGAGGCCAGCAGACCGCTCAAGAGCTGTGGACGCTGTGGGGCTGTCATCTACTGCTCAAAGGCATGTCAGCGAGAGGACTGGCCTTCGCACAAGGTGTCCTGCAAGAAGACAG AACGCTCTACAGATGACTGCAAGGTGTTTGACGACTTTGCGCGCCATCTGGGGACAGAACTGCCGGATTACCACACGCAGCCCGGCAGCTGGGACTCGAACAAAAGCATCCTGACGTGGCCACAGGCCCTAAAGGAGGCGGAAACGCGTTACCCCAACAAGTTGCTGCTGACGCGCATCAGGGACGTGACCTACGAATATGACCTCAGCGTCGGCGGCATGGCCTCCAGTGTCCTGGTGCTGCGCCTGTCACGACCCCACCTCGACGTCTTTCGCCATGGCTGGTACTTGCAG GACACCAAAGGGCAAGAGATTCCTGTGTTTTTCTACCTGGATCACGACCTCTCCGAACCCTACTTCACCTGGCGACAGCTGAGTGTTGGCAACTTCTTCTGCTTGGAGCATGCCTACATCCATGTCTTCCTTGACGGCCAGGTCGGCATTCGGGTCGACGACGCCAACGAGGTGTCCATCATCACTGGATGA